GAGGAACACCCAGATGACCGTCTTGGACTTGGAGGCGCTGCGCGGTAGATAGCGAGAGAAGTCGTTACCATTCTCAGTCCAACCCAGCCCAGATGCTGAGATGATGACCGCGAGGACGGCAAACATGACCTGCCAACTCGCACCATGGGCCACAGAGTGCACATTTAACTTTCCGAGTGAGAGCCCAGCCATCAAGGCGAAGAGGATCAAGAACGGTACCGAGAGGATCCGCATCGTCCGAAGAATCGCCCCGTGCCCGAAGAGGGGAAGGACGAGTTGGATCAGGGCCGCGACCAGAATAAAGACGATCTTGAGTCCGGTGCCAGCATCGATACCGCCTTGATGGAACAGGGCAATGGCCGCGAGGACGATCAGAGCGAGTCCCTCGGTCTCGAAGCCAACCTGGGTCAACCAGTTGAAGAAGGAGAGCAGCTTCGAACCATTCGGACCAAAAGCCGCTCGGTTGATGGTGAAGGTCGTCGTCCCCGCATCAGGTCCTTGCAGACTGGTGAGCCCTAGAAGAAAGAACGAGAGATTGCCGATCAGGATAATACCCACCGCTTGAGCGAAGGAGAGCCCAAAGCTCATGGCCAACGCTCCGTAGACGACGTACTCGACATTGAACAGGGCTCCGGCCCACATCCAGAAGAGATCGCGAGGACGTGCCCACCGTTCTGACTCTGGGACAAAATCGATCCCGCGGGTCTCGATCAGACTCCCGGACTCCGCTACCGGAACCTCTAACGCCTTCTTCATTACCACCCTCTCCCACCAAAGCGCAACAACACCGACACCAGCGTACCGGAAGAGTCAGGCGCTCGCTGTGACAAACTGATGAACTCCTTGTGCTCTCTATGGTTATCTGCAGGCAACTACACTAAAATAGTGTTCGAAGACTATCGCCGACATTCATCCGCACTGCTTGCAAAGGCCCGCGGTGATGCTCCATGTGATCTATTGCTCCAAAATGCTCGCCTCTTTGTGGGTACGACCAAAGAGTGGATCCACACCGATATTGCCATTGCGGATGGCACCGTCGTTGGGTGGGGCACCCGAGAGGCTATCGACACGCTCGACCTCGACGGTGCTTGGGTCATACCGGGCTTCATCGATGCCCACATGCACATCGAGTCGACCAAGCTTTGGATCCCAAACTTTGTGGCGGCCGTTCTTCCCTGGGGGACCACTGCTGTAGCAAACGATCCACATGAGATGGCAAACGTACTCGGACGGCAAGGTGTGCTGGCGATGATCGACGCCGCGCAGGGACTCCCCTTTACCTTCGGTTTCTCCGCCTCCTCCTGCGTGCCTGCCTCCCAGTTTGAGAGCCCTGGTGCCCTCTTTGACCTTGAGGATATTCGCACCATCTTGGCCCAACCCAACGGGATTGGGCTGGCTGAAGTAATGAACTTTCCTGGTGTCATCGCGGGCGATCCCGATCTCCTCGCCAAGATAGCGGCGGCTGGCTCGCGCAGGGTCGATGGCCACGCCCCGGGGATCACCGGACGAGCCCTTGACGCCTACCTTTGTGCAGGAGTCGAATCTGATCACGAGATGCTGTCCTACGACGAGGTGGTCGAGAAGCGCCGTAAGGGAATGTGGGTATTCCTGCGACACGGTTCCGCGAGCCAGAACCTCGCCCACCTTGCCAAGACGGTAATCGAATCAGGCACCTCACGAGTCGCCCTGTGCAGCGATGACAGAGAACCTGATCTCATCGTCTCCCGTGGGCACGTCAATCACTGCATAGAGGTCGCCCGCGAGGCTGGTATCACCCTTGAAGACGCACTCACCATGGCCACGGTCAACGCCGCCGAGTACCATGGTTTTCGCCATCTTGGTCTCGTCGCACCTGGGTATCAGGCAGATCTCAACGTCTACACCTCCATGGAGACGCTCGTCCCCGAAATCGTCTTCCAACGCGGACAGGTCGTTGCACGCCGGGGTGCGCTAACCGCAACGCTGCATCACGTCGAGCCATCAACGGCGCTGCTCGGCACTGTGCACCTAAAGGAGCCGTTGGACGCAAATGCCTTTCGAACGCAAGTGCTCCCAGGCCAGACCATTCGCGTGATTCGTGTCGTCGAGCACTCCTTGGGAACGGGATCAGAGCTCGTCACCTTTACGAACGACGACCCAACCCTCAACCAGTTGAGCGTCATCGAGCGACATCGAGCAACCGGTCGACGGGGTCATGGCTACCTCCTAGGTTTTGGCCTTGCCCGTGGGGCGATAGCCTCGACGGTCGCCCATGATGCCCACAATCTGATGGTGGTCGGGGCAAACACCGAACAGGGGCGCCAGGACATGGCAACCGCGGCGAATCATGTCGCCTCAATCGGCGGGGGTCAAGCCGTCTGTCTTAACGGTGAGATCCTTGCTGAGGTTCCATTACCAATCGCCGGACTCATGGCCGATGTCCCCGTCGCAGCGTTGGGACAACAGGTTGCCTCCGCCCAGAACATCGTCCGCCAAACGCTCGGCTCCTCGCTCGAGGCACCGTTCATGACACTCTCCTTCCTCGGATTGTCGGTCATCCCCTCTCTGAAGCTGACCGATCGCGGCCTGATCGATGTCGAACGCTTCGCGGTGACCCCACTCATCGTTGGATAGGTCGACACCTCGTACGTTGCGCTATCGTCTGGCGTTCGGATGAAGGTACTGCCGTGCACAACACCTCGGCCCGGGCTACAGTGGATACGAGAAGGTAAAGGGGTAGCACATGCGTGATGCAGTCATCGTTGATGTCGTCCGTACACCGGGAGGAAAGCGCAATGGGAGTCTCGCCGGTTGGCACGCCGTCGATCTGGCCGCTTTTGCGATCGAAGGTCTCTTGGACCGACACTCCATCGATCCAACCACAATTGATGACGTCATCTTTGGTTGCGTGAGCCAAGTGGGTGAGCAGTCGGCGAATATCGCCCGCAACGCTGCACTCGCAGCACACCTGCCCGAGTCGGTGCCGGGAACGACCATCGATCGACAGTGTGGCTCCTCACAGCAGGCGGCGGCGTTTGCCGCTCAAGCGATCATAGCAGGCGCAGCGGATGTCATCATCGCGGGCGGAGTCGAGTCGATGAGCCGCGTGCCCATGGGCTCCTCGATGGGACAGGGACCCGGTGCTCCTTTTGGCCCAGCGCTCGCAGCTCGGTACGCTGATCGCGGTGGTCTCGTCCATCAGGGCCTCTCCGCCGAGATGATCGCCGATCAGTGGAGTTTGAGCCGCGAAGAACTCGATCGCTTCGCCTTGCAGAGCCAGGAACGTGCCTCCAAAGCAACGACAGAGGGTCGCTTCAAGAATGAGCTTTTGCCCATCGAAGTACGCGACAGCGAGGGGCGTCCAACCGGCGACCTACTCGATGTCGATGAGGGGATCCGGCCCAACACCTCCCTTGACGCCCTTGGCGGCCTGCGTCCAGCCTTCAAGGAAGACGGCAAGATAACCGCCGGCAACTCCTCGCAGATCACCGACGGCGCCTCCGCAGCCCTCATCATGAGTAGCGAGCGGGCCGAACAACTCGGACTCACACCCCGTGCCCGTTTTGTCTCCTTCGCCGTGATCGGCTCCGACCCAGTCCTAATGCTGACCGCACCGATCCCGGCGACACAACGCGCACTGGCGAAGGCTCACCTCACCCTCGACCAGATCGATCTGGTCGAGATCAACGAAGCCTTTGCGTCCGTCGTCCTCGCGTGGGCGGCAGAGCTGCACCCCGACCTCGATCGAGTCAATGTCAACGGTGGCGCAATCGCTCTCGGACATCCGTTGGGTGCATCAGGAACTCGGCTGCTGGCAACGCTGGTGAATGAGCTCGAACGAAGTGGCGGTCGCTATGGTTTGCAGACCATGTGCGAGGGTGGCGGCATGGCCAATGCCTATGTCATCGAACGGTTGGGATAACAACCGGTTCGCCCACACAACCCGTAGCTCGGGGTCAGAGTCAGCACCGTTGGGGTTGGCTTTTGGCTGGATGATCGGTTACCGATATTTGGTTGCGGCATAGAAGGATCCCGCTAAGAGAATGAGCCCACCGATCGTGTACCAGCCGGTCTGTGAGTAGGGCAATACCAACAAGAAGTTCAGGATGATCATCAACGCCCCACCGAGCGCCAAGACGATGAACAGATAGAGATATACCTGGTTTTTCCGTGACTGCGTTGGGCGAGGTTTCGGCGGAGTATAGCGGCCACTCTTGACGCGCTTCACCTTTTTCGGATTACTCACTCCCCCAGTCTAGCTACGATGATAAAGGTGCTCAACGACGTCCTCATCATCGACAACTATGACTCCTTTGTCTACAATCTCGCCCAGTACGTGGGAGCACTCGGTGCGAACCCCACTGTCGTCCGCGAGGACGTCATCGCCGAAGAACCCCATCTGATTGGAGATCCCGATGCGATCATCATCTCGCCAGGACCAGGAAGACCGTCCTCTTCGAGGGGTGGTATCGCGGTACTCAACCAGCAGACGAAGACCCCAGTTCTCGGAGTTTGCCTCGGCCATCAGTTGATTGGAGAGTTCTTCGGGGCAAGTGTGGTGCGCGCCCAGAGGGTGATGCACGGACGTACCTCGGTCATCACGCATGACGGCCAGGGAGTGTTTCTTGGGCTCCCAACCGCGCTGACGGTGACGCGCTATCACTCACTCGTGGTGGATCCAGCGACGATTCCGGCCAGTCTTGAGGTCACCAGCACCACGACAGACGGCGTCGTTATGGGACTTCGACACCGGGAACGGCCTATCGAGGGCGTGCAATTCCATCCGGAATCGATTCTCTCTGACGAAGGACTCCAGATGATCGCGAACTTCCTGGATCGATGATCTCCTCGATCTACATGCTGTGCTGTCCACCAGCGACCGAGAACGTAGGAGCCAACGTCGCGATCCTAGAGGAACAACCGGCTGCTCCAGCCCAATGAGGGAAGCTACGTGTACCAGACCATCCTTGGACGATCCTGGCCTCGGAGTCTGCCTAACCAGCCGCCGAAGGCGGCCCTGTTCCTGTTCCTCCTCCGCCCGGACCCGTGCCCGTCGACGATGTACCGCTTGAGACCGTCAAGGTTATCGAGGTATTCGGGGGTTCCTGAGTTCCTGCGGCCGGTGTTGTCTGGATCACATCACCGCTCGCTACCGTCGAGCTCGCCTGATACTGATTCTGCGAAGCGACGGTAAAGCCCGCATTCTGGAGCGCTGTCGTCGCCTGCGAAACACTATCGCCGGCGACGTTTGGCACCGCGGTGGTACTCCCGGACGAGACGATAAGGTTCACAGAACTGTTCGGTGCTACCTGAGAACCCGATGCCGGTGTTGTCTGGATCACATCGCCGCTCGCTACCGTCGAGCTCGCCTGATAGGTGACCGTGCCAACCTGCAGGCCATCGGCGCCTAACTTGTTCGAGGCAGACGCAACACTCTCGCCATCGACGTTTGGCACCGTCAGCTGTGATGGTCCGCTCGAGACCGTCAGAACGATAGTGGAACCCTTCGCCACCGATTGGCCTGCTGATGGCGACTCGCCGATCACCGTCCCCTGGGAGGCCGACGCGTGTTTGTAGTTGGTCGAGACATTGAAGCTCTTTGCCAGCAGGGTCGCCTCCGCAGTCGTCGAAGACTGGCCCTTCACGTTTGGCACCGTTACCGAGGCTGGACCGCTTGAGACGACCAGGGTCACGGTGGAACCCTTCTTAGCGCGGGTTCCGCCGTTTGGGTGCTCAGCGATCACCGTCCCGGATGACTGTGATGAGTTCTTGAACTGGATATCGGACTGCAGGCCAGCACGGCTCAGCGCCGAGGTCGCACCCTGTTCACCAGCACCGGTCACATTCGGCACCAGGACAGTCGCTACAGTTGGTTTTGGCTTCGTCGAAGACGCTAGCAGTTTTTTGCGAAAGACAAAACCTACGCCTGCCAAGAGAAGAATCACGATAACGGCGAGGATCCACGGCCAGACTCGGTGCTGTTTGGCTTGCTGCTGTGGAGGTCCACCACTGCCGACGATCGGGATAGATGAGGTGGACTGGATTGGGGTGAGGAACTGGGTCCTCGCGCTCGTCTCGGTCACGGCGCTGGACAACATCGTCGCATCGGCAACCGCCGCCATCTCGACCGTCCCTGCTCGAATCGGTCGGTCATCAAGAAAGCGGAGCAAGTCAGAACGCAGCTCGCTCGCATCGGCGTAGCGATTCGTCCGGTCCTTCTGGAGACACTTGAGGACAATGGTCTCGAGCGCCGGAGGAATCGCCGGGTTGATCGAGCGCGGAGCAGCTGGGCGCTCGGTGACATGTTTGTAGGCGACGGCGATGGGAGTCTCCGCCAAGAATGGGGCAGAGCCGGTCAACATCTCATACATGACGATTCCGAGCGAGTAGAGATCGCTGCGCCCGTCGAGATCCTCACCCCGTGCCTGCTCGGGGGAGATATAGGTGGCGGTCCCAAGCACGGCTCCGGTCTGAGTGAGATCCTCGTCATTGGTGA
This DNA window, taken from Ferrimicrobium sp., encodes the following:
- the pknB gene encoding Stk1 family PASTA domain-containing Ser/Thr kinase; this encodes MTEDQQIQTFGTRYRPERLIARGGMADVYEARDLLLDRLVALKVLFPELSTNPTFVERFRREAQSAAALSHPNIVSVYDWGPANSTYFIAMELVTGSTLADVIRESGRVAPGRAAVIGADVALALAFAHRHGVVHRDIKPSNVLLTEDGMVKVADFGIARAVTNDEDLTQTGAVLGTATYISPEQARGEDLDGRSDLYSLGIVMYEMLTGSAPFLAETPIAVAYKHVTERPAAPRSINPAIPPALETIVLKCLQKDRTNRYADASELRSDLLRFLDDRPIRAGTVEMAAVADATMLSSAVTETSARTQFLTPIQSTSSIPIVGSGGPPQQQAKQHRVWPWILAVIVILLLAGVGFVFRKKLLASSTKPKPTVATVLVPNVTGAGEQGATSALSRAGLQSDIQFKNSSQSSGTVIAEHPNGGTRAKKGSTVTLVVSSGPASVTVPNVKGQSSTTAEATLLAKSFNVSTNYKHASASQGTVIGESPSAGQSVAKGSTIVLTVSSGPSQLTVPNVDGESVASASNKLGADGLQVGTVTYQASSTVASGDVIQTTPASGSQVAPNSSVNLIVSSGSTTAVPNVAGDSVSQATTALQNAGFTVASQNQYQASSTVASGDVIQTTPAAGTQEPPNTSITLTVSSGTSSTGTGPGGGGTGTGPPSAAG
- a CDS encoding thiolase family protein; this encodes MRDAVIVDVVRTPGGKRNGSLAGWHAVDLAAFAIEGLLDRHSIDPTTIDDVIFGCVSQVGEQSANIARNAALAAHLPESVPGTTIDRQCGSSQQAAAFAAQAIIAGAADVIIAGGVESMSRVPMGSSMGQGPGAPFGPALAARYADRGGLVHQGLSAEMIADQWSLSREELDRFALQSQERASKATTEGRFKNELLPIEVRDSEGRPTGDLLDVDEGIRPNTSLDALGGLRPAFKEDGKITAGNSSQITDGASAALIMSSERAEQLGLTPRARFVSFAVIGSDPVLMLTAPIPATQRALAKAHLTLDQIDLVEINEAFASVVLAWAAELHPDLDRVNVNGGAIALGHPLGASGTRLLATLVNELERSGGRYGLQTMCEGGGMANAYVIERLG
- a CDS encoding cytosine permease; the protein is MKKALEVPVAESGSLIETRGIDFVPESERWARPRDLFWMWAGALFNVEYVVYGALAMSFGLSFAQAVGIILIGNLSFFLLGLTSLQGPDAGTTTFTINRAAFGPNGSKLLSFFNWLTQVGFETEGLALIVLAAIALFHQGGIDAGTGLKIVFILVAALIQLVLPLFGHGAILRTMRILSVPFLILFALMAGLSLGKLNVHSVAHGASWQVMFAVLAVIISASGLGWTENGNDFSRYLPRSASKSKTVIWVFLGTAIPSILLMTLGAAIFTFVPSATNPISGLPQAFPAWFLTPYLLVAILQLFAINSLDLYSSGVTLQALGLKLTRLQAVVLDTAICAALTAYATFSNSFNTLLGDFILFIIVWVAPWTAIYLVDWLLRRRRYDAGALHEDRGGLYWSNNGVHWPAIVAQLLGMLASLSAINTTIFVGPLSKVSGGADFSVFTGIIVAAGVYWLFAHKSVRLQEVADA
- the ade gene encoding adenine deaminase — translated: MFEDYRRHSSALLAKARGDAPCDLLLQNARLFVGTTKEWIHTDIAIADGTVVGWGTREAIDTLDLDGAWVIPGFIDAHMHIESTKLWIPNFVAAVLPWGTTAVANDPHEMANVLGRQGVLAMIDAAQGLPFTFGFSASSCVPASQFESPGALFDLEDIRTILAQPNGIGLAEVMNFPGVIAGDPDLLAKIAAAGSRRVDGHAPGITGRALDAYLCAGVESDHEMLSYDEVVEKRRKGMWVFLRHGSASQNLAHLAKTVIESGTSRVALCSDDREPDLIVSRGHVNHCIEVAREAGITLEDALTMATVNAAEYHGFRHLGLVAPGYQADLNVYTSMETLVPEIVFQRGQVVARRGALTATLHHVEPSTALLGTVHLKEPLDANAFRTQVLPGQTIRVIRVVEHSLGTGSELVTFTNDDPTLNQLSVIERHRATGRRGHGYLLGFGLARGAIASTVAHDAHNLMVVGANTEQGRQDMATAANHVASIGGGQAVCLNGEILAEVPLPIAGLMADVPVAALGQQVASAQNIVRQTLGSSLEAPFMTLSFLGLSVIPSLKLTDRGLIDVERFAVTPLIVG
- a CDS encoding aminodeoxychorismate/anthranilate synthase component II, translating into MLNDVLIIDNYDSFVYNLAQYVGALGANPTVVREDVIAEEPHLIGDPDAIIISPGPGRPSSSRGGIAVLNQQTKTPVLGVCLGHQLIGEFFGASVVRAQRVMHGRTSVITHDGQGVFLGLPTALTVTRYHSLVVDPATIPASLEVTSTTTDGVVMGLRHRERPIEGVQFHPESILSDEGLQMIANFLDR